In the Mesorhizobium sp. WSM2240 genome, GGTGCGTGAGGTGACGCTGCTCGGCCAGAACGTCAATGCCTGGCACGGCGAGGGGCCGGACGGCGGTGAATGGGGTCTCGGCCAACTGCTTTTCCGGCTTGCTGACATCCCCGGCCTGGCGCGCCTTCGCTATACGACCAGTCACCCGCGCGACATGGATGACGCGCTGATCGCTGCGCACCGCGACCTGCCCGCGCTGATGCCCTATCTGCATCTCCCGGTGCAGTCTGGGTCGGACCGCATCTTGAAGGCGATGAATCGCCGGCATTCGGCCGCCGACTATGTCAGCCTGTTAGATCGCATCCGCACCGCCCGGCCCGACATCGCAATGTCCGGCGATTTCATCGTCGGCTTTCCGGGCGAGACGGACGAGGATTTCGAGGCCACGATGCAACTCGTGCGCGACGTGCGGTACGCCCAGGCCTTCTCGTTCAAATATTCGCCGCGGCCCGGCACTCCGGGTGCGGAAATGAAGGGCCATGTCGCGGAAAGCGTCAAGGACGAGCGGCTGCAGCGCCTGCAAGCGCTGTTGATGGAACAGCAGGGCGCTTTTGCCGTTAGCCTCGTTGGCAGGACGATCGATGCGCTCATCGAAAAGCCCGGGCGTCAGGCCGGCCAGATCGTCGGCCGGTCGCCCTGGCTTCAGCCGGTTATTCTTGATGAAACCGCCGGCGAAATCGGTGACATTGTAAAGGCGCGAATCATCAGGGTTGGACAGACCAGCCTGTTCGCGGAGCCGGCCTGAGCGCCGGTCGGGATGAGGAGAGACGGTTGAGCGCTACTGCAGACCTGAAGAACCCGCCCTCCGGGGCCTCCGACATGGCGCACATCGTACTCACCTTCGACAACAACAAGCTTGCCAGCGCCCTTTACGGCCAGTTCGACGAGAATCTCGCGCGGCTTGAGCAGAAGCTCGGCGTCGACATCAATTCGCGCGGCAACCAGGTGACCATCAAGGGCAGTTCCTCGGTGGCCGAGCAGGCGCGCCGGGCGCTCGACCATCTCTACGGTATACTGCAGAAGGGCGCCGACATCGGCCAGTCCGACGTGGATGGCGCGGTCCGGATGGCGATCGCCGCCGACGACCAGCTGACGCTGCCGACGCTGGAGCGCAAGGGCAAGATGGCCGCCGCGCAGATCGCGACGCGCAAGCGCACCATCTATGCCCGTTCGCTCAACCAGGACGCCTATATGCGCGCGCTGGAGCGCGCCGAACTGGTGTTCGGCATCGGCCCGGCCGGCACTGGCAAGACCTACCTCGCGGTCGCTCATGCCGCCATGCTGCTCGAGCGCGGCATGGTCGAACGCATCATCCTGTCGCGGCCGGCGGTCGAGGCCGGCGAGCGCCTCGGCTTCCTGCCCGGCGACATGAAGGAGAAGGTCGATCCCTATCTGCGGCCCCTCTATGACGCGCTCTACGACATGATGCCGGCCGACAAGGTCGAGCGGGCGATCGCCGCCGAGGTCATCGAGATCGCGCCGCTGGCCTTCATGCGCGGGCGCACGCTGGCCCATGCAGCGGTGATCCTCGACGAGGCCCAGAACACCACGCCTATGCAGATGAAGATGTTCCTGACCCGTCTCGGCGAGAATTCGCGCATGATCGTGACCGGCGACCCGACGCAGATCGACCTGCCGCCCAACACCAAGTCCGGGCTGGTAGAGGCGCTGCGCATCCTCGACGGCGTGACCGGCGCGGTGACGGTGCGCTTCAATGAAACCGACGTCGTCCGCCACCCGCTGGTCGCCGAGATCGTCAAGGCTTACGACCGCGACGGCAAGATCGCCCGCGGCCTCGACGTGTCGGAACACTGACCGGCCGGACGTCATGAGCGGAAAATTCAATGGAAGGGGCGTGCCGGCGCCGCTTCCGGTTGAGATCGATCTGCTGGTCGAGGGCGGCGACTGGCCGCCCGAGGCCGAGCTCGAGACCATGGTCCGCGAGGCGGTAGCCGCAGCCATGGCCGAGACGGGCGCGGTTGCGAAAGAGGGTACCGAACTCAGCGTCGTCTTCTCCGACGACGAGCATATAAGGGAGCTCAATGCGCAATGGCGCGGCAAGGACAAGCCGACCAATGTGCTGTCCTTTCCGGCCTTTCCGCCGAAGCGCGGCTCGCCGCTTCCGCCATTGCTGGGCGACATCGTACTGGCCGCCGAAACGGTTTCCCGTGAGGCAGCACTGGAACGCAAGCCGGTCCGGCATCATATTACGCATCTTGTGATCCATGGCTTCCTGCATCTGCTGGGTTATGATCATGAGACCGGCGAAGAGGCGGAAGAGATGGAAGCGGTGGAGCGCCGGGCGCTCGCGAGGCTTGCCATTCCCGATCCCTACGCGTAACAGAGAACGATAACCGACGGACGATGATGAACGAGCTACCCGAGACCGCCGCAAGGAACGACGCAGGCGGTACCCAGTCGCAATCCGACAGCGCCGAAGACGGACCTAGTCCCAGTACGGCCTATGGGGCGGTCGCGTCCGAACCTCCTGCCGAACGACCTTCGCTGCTGGCGCGCCTCGCCGGCCTGTTCAGGCCGCGCAACGGATCGAGCCTCCGCGACGACCTGACGGATGCGCTCGCCGAGATAGAAACCGGCGCAGCTTCCTTCTCGCCCGCCGAGCGGGCCATGCTCCACAACATATTGCGGTTGCGCGAAGTTCGCGTCGAAGACGTCATGGTGCCGCGCGCGGATGTCGAGGCGGTCGAGATCACCACCACGCTTGGCGAACTGATGGTCCTGTTCGAGCAGTCGGGCCATTCGCGCATGCCGGTCTATGCCGAGACGCTCGACGACCCGCGCGGCATGGTCCACATCCGCGATGTACTGGCCCACATCACCAAGCTTGCGCGCACCCGGAAAGGCCGGCAGCCGAAGAAGCCCGCCCCGGTGCAGCTCGACTTCGCCAATGTCGATCTTTCCCGCACCATCGGCGAATTGAACCTGATCCGGACCGTGCTGTTCGTGCCGCCTTCGATGCTGGCTTCCGACCTCATGGCCCGAATGCAGGCCGCGCGCACCCAGATGGCGCTTGTCATCGACGAATATGGCGGCACCGACGGCCTGGTCTCGCTGGAAGACATCGTCGAGATGGTCGTCGGCGACATCGAGGACGAGCATGACGAGGACGAACCGCTGATCACCGAGACCGGCGACGGCGTCTTCGTGGTCGACGCCAAGGCCGAGATCGACGACGTCGCCAAGATGATCGGCAACGACTTCGCCGCCGGTGAGCATGGCGAATATGTCGACACGATCGGCGGCATGATCTTCAACACGCTCGGCCGGGTGCCTGTGCGCGGCGAGGTGGTTCAGGCGATCCCCGGCTTCGAATTCCACGTGCTGGACGCCGATCCGCGCCGGGTCAAGCGCGTCCGCATCGTCAACACCCAGAAGAGCGACCGCCGCCGCCGTGCTGTCAGGACCGAGCAGGCCTGACGCACCGGGCGAGCGGCTGCTTGCGCCGCGGGACGACGCCGCAGCCCTGATGGTGAGCTTGCCGAACCGGAGGGCGCTAGATTAGCGCGCTCTACTCGCCATGATCCGCGCCGACCTCGATGTGCCTCAGCATAATCACTGCTGCAACAGCGGCCGCCAGTGTAACCACCACGCTGATTGCCGCCGTCGTCTGCAGACCCTGAATGAAGGCGTAGCGCGCTGCCTCGATCAGCGGCCCGGCAAGGTCGGCGGCCAGACCCCTGGCAACTCCCACCGCGCCGCCCAGCGTGTCCCTGGCCGTCTCGACCAGTTCCGGCTCGACGCCGCCCGGCAGATCGTCGGCGGCCATGCGGCTGCGGTAGATGGCGGTTCCGACGCTGCCGAGCACCGCGATGCCGAGCGCGCCGCCGAATTCCGAGCCGGTCTCCGAAAGCGCGGCGGCCGAGCCCGCCCTTTCGGGCGGCGCTGCGCCGACGATCATGTCGGTCGCGAGCGTGATCACCGGCGCCAGGCCCATCGAGAATATGATCGAGGCAGTGACAAGAACCGCCAGTCCATGGTCGCCGCCGATCTGCGTCATCACGCCGAAGCCCGCGGCCGCGGCGACAAGGCTGGCGCCCATCACATAGGCTGGGCGGACCCTGCGCAGGATTGCCGGCGTCGACATGGTGACGGCGATGAAGCCGATGGTCGACGGCAGCGACCAGAGGCCTGCCTGCAGCGGCGGCAGGCCGATGACCAGTTGCAGATACTGCGCCATGAACAGGAACGAGCCGAAGAATACGAAGAACACTGAAATGTTCACGCCGAGCGACGTGCTGAAGGCCGGGCTCCGGAAAAGCGCAAGGTCGATCAGCGGATCGGCGAGCTTCCGCTGACGGCGGAGGAAGACGAACCCGAGGACCAGTCCGGCCAGTATCGAAATAGCAGGCAGCCATCCGAAACCGTTCTCGGCCGTCTGCTTGAGGCCGAAGATCACTGCCAGCACTGCCACCAGCGACAGCGCGGCGCTTAGGAGATCCAGCCGCCCGGCCTCCGGGTCGCGGTATTCAGGCAGCAGCATGGGGCCGAGTATCAAAAGCAGCACCATGACCGGCACGGCCACCAGGAACACCGAACCCCACCAGAAATATTGAAGCAGAATGCCGCCGACCAGCGGCCCGAGCGCCCCACCGACCGAAAAGCTGGTGATCCAGACGCTGATGGCCACGGTGCGCTGGCGCGGGTCAAGGAACATGTTGCGGATCAGCGACAATGTGGACGGCGCAAGCGTCGCGCCGGCCAAGCCGAGCATAGCCCGCGCCGCGATCAGCATTTCTGCGCTGGTGGAAAAGGCGGCGAGCACCGAGGCGAGGCCGAAGGCGACTGCGCCGATCAGGAGCAGCCGGCGTCGACCGATCCGGTCGCCCAGCGTGCCCATGGTGATCAGCGATCCGGCGATCATGAAGCCGTATATGTCGACGATCCAGAGCAGCTGCGAGGCGCTCGGCGCCAGATCCGCGCTGAGCTGCGGCACGGCGAGATTGAGGACGGTCAGGTCCATCGAATAGAGCATGCAGGGAAGCGCGATGATCGCGAGACCGATCCATTCGCGCCGCGTCGCCTGTGGTTCGGCTGCCAGAGCAGTCATGACAAAACTCCATGCCCGTTTCGGGCGTTTGTGCTTCGGGTCGTACCGCTCGTTGCGGCGGCCCTCGTCTATTGACGTTTGAGCGAGGCCCGAATCGACATGAGCGCGGAAATATCGACGTTCGTGAGCCCGGAAAGGATTCTTGCCGCGGCTGGCCTCGATCCGTGATCGGCACATTCGCACATCCCTGCTGACAGCCCGCTGGCAGGAGGCATGCCCTGGCGTCAGGCCGATGTGGCCGGACATGGGACACCGATCAGCCGGTCCACGCGCCGGGTTTGGAGCGAGGGCTTCGTCCTGTTAGAACGTGGCTGCGTGATTCTGGGACGAGGGGCTGTGCATGGAGCGCCTGGCGGGGCGGATTATCTTGCTGTGGGGATGGCGCCGCGCGCTGACAGCGTTTCTCGCCGGCGCATTCGCCGTGCTTGCCCAGGCGCCCTACGATTTCTTCGCCGCCTGCTTCATTTCGTTCCCCGTATTGGTCTGGCTGCTCGACGGGGCTGCCGTTTCCGGCCCGGTGGGGCTGGTCAGGCGTCTGGCTCCGGCTTTCGCCATCGGCTGGTGGTTCGGCTTCGGCTATTTCCTTGGCGGTCTGTGGTGGATCGGCAACGCGCTTCTTGTCGAGGCCGAAGCCTTCGCCTGGGCGCTGCCGCTGGCGGTGGTCGGCATCCCCGTCATCATGGCTTTGTTCTACGGATTTGCCGCGGCGCTGGCTCGCCTGCTCTGGAGCAACAATATCGGTCGCATCGCGGCGCTGGCCCTCGGCTTCGGCGTGGCTGAATGGCTGCGCATGATCCTGTTCACCGGCTTTCCATGGGCCGCAATCGGCTATGCCGCCATGCCGGTGCCTCTGCTCATGCAAAGCGTTTCGGTGGTAGGCCTGATCGGCATGAACGCGCTTGCGGTATTCGTCTTTGCCATGCCGGCCTTGCTCGCCGGGGGCGGCGGCGCCCGCCTGGGCTTCGCGCTTGCCGCGCTGATAATCGCCGCCCACATCATGCTCGGCTATGTCCGGCTTTCGACGCCGCCGGGACCTCCCGAGCGCACGCTGACGGTGCGCATCGTGCAGCCGTCTGTCGCCATGACGGAAAAATGGGACGCCGCCGTTGCTGACCGGGTCTTCGGATCGATTGTCGGATTGAGCGGCGCGCCGGCGGCGGCCGGCGAGGCGAAGCCGCAGTTCATCCTGTGGCCCGAAACCTCGGTGCCGTTCCTGTTCACAGACAGGCCCGACGCCTTGGCAGCGCTGGGCGAGATGCTGTCGGACGGTCAGATCCTGATCGCCGGCGCTGTGCGTTCCGAGGGGGCCGGCGGCAAGGAAGGCACGCGCTACTACAATTCCGTCGTGGCGATCGACGATAGCGGCGAGATCGTTGATGCCATCGACAAAATTCATCTCGTCCCGTTCGGAGAATACCTGCCCTTTGCGGACTGGCTGGGCAGGCTCGGACTGGAAAAGCTTGTCACCGGCCCGATGGACTTCACCGCCGGCAGCAAGAGGCATTCGATCGTCTTGCCCGGCGGCATCCGCGCACTTCCGTTTATTTGCTACGAAATAATCTTCCCCGACCTGGTGGCAGTTGACGTTGCGTCAACTGATATTATTGTGAATGTCACAAACGATGCGTGGTTTGGCGACACGCCCGGCCCGTATCAGCATTTCCGGCAGGCTCAGGTCCGTGCCGTGGAGACAGGGCTACCGCTCGTGCGCGCCGCCAATACGGGGATTTCGGGCGTCATCGACGAGCGGGGCAGTGTGGTCGATGCCTTGGCGGTCGATGCGCGGGGGGTAATAGACGTGACCATCCCGTTCCGGTCCCCTGACACAATGACCCGTCTTCCCTCCCGCTTTATTGGTGTCGGAATTTTGTTTGGTTTCGCGGCGTTGGCCCTTGGAATGAAACTTCGGCAGAAGCTCCGTTCGAATTGACAGAACGTATATTAGAAACTCATACTGTAAGTGTCGCATTTGCCCGTCGACGGTCATCTGAACGGGAATTCCCGGCGCCAGCGACTCGAAAAATTCGTTAGCCGGGAGACGGCGAGGAAGAAATGGACAAGGAAAATAAGAAAAAGCCGAACCCGACCGATATTCACGTCGGAAGCAGAATCCGCCTCCGCCGAAACATGCTGGGTATGAGCCAGGAAAAGCTCGGTGAAAGTCTTGGCATAACTTTTCAGCAGATCCAGAAATACGAAAAGGGCACCAACCGCGTCGGCGCCAGTCGCCTGCAGGCGATCTCCAACATACTGGGCGTCCCGGTTTCTTTCCTGTTCGAGGATGCGCCCGGCCAGCCTGCCACGGCCGGCAAGGGCTTCGCCGAAGACCAGTCGGCGGGTTTCACTCTGGATTTCTGCAGCAGCACCGAGGGTCTGCAGCTGAACAGGGCGTTCGTGAAGATCCAGGATCCGAAGGTACGGCGCAAGGTCATAGACCTGGTCAAGGTGCTCGGCGCCGACGACGCCGAATAGACGCCAAAGCTCCGGCCGCAGCCGTCGCTGCGAAGCGTCGCTGGAGGCCACAGCGCGCGATAGCGGAAGCCAATGCGATATTTGAGGCAAGCTGTGTCTTGACGACGGGCATGCCGCTTCGTTAACACCTGTCCCGCCTATGTTCGGCATTCTGCCGATCAAAGACTTCGAGAGGGGACACCCGTGACGCGGCAGAATTATCTTTTCACCTCGGAATCCGTTTCCGAAGGCCATCCCGACAAGGTTTGCGACCGTATTTCCGACGAGATCGTCGATCTGGTCTATCGCGAGGCCAAGAAGACAGGAATGAATCCCTGGGACGTCCGCGTCGCATGCGAGACGCTGGCCACCACCAACCGCGTGGTCATCGCCGGCGAGGTCCGGGTTCCGCCGACCCTGCTCAAGACCGATAAGGTCGGCAAGCCGTTGCTCGACGCCAAGGGCCACGTCGTCGTCAATCCGTCGAAATTCCGTTCCGTCGCCCGGCGCGCCATTCGCGACATCGGCTACGAGCAGGACGGCTTCCACTGGAAGCACGCCAAGATCGACGTGCTGCTGCACGCACA is a window encoding:
- the lnt gene encoding apolipoprotein N-acyltransferase, giving the protein MERLAGRIILLWGWRRALTAFLAGAFAVLAQAPYDFFAACFISFPVLVWLLDGAAVSGPVGLVRRLAPAFAIGWWFGFGYFLGGLWWIGNALLVEAEAFAWALPLAVVGIPVIMALFYGFAAALARLLWSNNIGRIAALALGFGVAEWLRMILFTGFPWAAIGYAAMPVPLLMQSVSVVGLIGMNALAVFVFAMPALLAGGGGARLGFALAALIIAAHIMLGYVRLSTPPGPPERTLTVRIVQPSVAMTEKWDAAVADRVFGSIVGLSGAPAAAGEAKPQFILWPETSVPFLFTDRPDALAALGEMLSDGQILIAGAVRSEGAGGKEGTRYYNSVVAIDDSGEIVDAIDKIHLVPFGEYLPFADWLGRLGLEKLVTGPMDFTAGSKRHSIVLPGGIRALPFICYEIIFPDLVAVDVASTDIIVNVTNDAWFGDTPGPYQHFRQAQVRAVETGLPLVRAANTGISGVIDERGSVVDALAVDARGVIDVTIPFRSPDTMTRLPSRFIGVGILFGFAALALGMKLRQKLRSN
- a CDS encoding helix-turn-helix transcriptional regulator, giving the protein MDKENKKKPNPTDIHVGSRIRLRRNMLGMSQEKLGESLGITFQQIQKYEKGTNRVGASRLQAISNILGVPVSFLFEDAPGQPATAGKGFAEDQSAGFTLDFCSSTEGLQLNRAFVKIQDPKVRRKVIDLVKVLGADDAE
- a CDS encoding MFS transporter; its protein translation is MTALAAEPQATRREWIGLAIIALPCMLYSMDLTVLNLAVPQLSADLAPSASQLLWIVDIYGFMIAGSLITMGTLGDRIGRRRLLLIGAVAFGLASVLAAFSTSAEMLIAARAMLGLAGATLAPSTLSLIRNMFLDPRQRTVAISVWITSFSVGGALGPLVGGILLQYFWWGSVFLVAVPVMVLLLILGPMLLPEYRDPEAGRLDLLSAALSLVAVLAVIFGLKQTAENGFGWLPAISILAGLVLGFVFLRRQRKLADPLIDLALFRSPAFSTSLGVNISVFFVFFGSFLFMAQYLQLVIGLPPLQAGLWSLPSTIGFIAVTMSTPAILRRVRPAYVMGASLVAAAAGFGVMTQIGGDHGLAVLVTASIIFSMGLAPVITLATDMIVGAAPPERAGSAAALSETGSEFGGALGIAVLGSVGTAIYRSRMAADDLPGGVEPELVETARDTLGGAVGVARGLAADLAGPLIEAARYAFIQGLQTTAAISVVVTLAAAVAAVIMLRHIEVGADHGE
- a CDS encoding hemolysin family protein, with protein sequence MNELPETAARNDAGGTQSQSDSAEDGPSPSTAYGAVASEPPAERPSLLARLAGLFRPRNGSSLRDDLTDALAEIETGAASFSPAERAMLHNILRLREVRVEDVMVPRADVEAVEITTTLGELMVLFEQSGHSRMPVYAETLDDPRGMVHIRDVLAHITKLARTRKGRQPKKPAPVQLDFANVDLSRTIGELNLIRTVLFVPPSMLASDLMARMQAARTQMALVIDEYGGTDGLVSLEDIVEMVVGDIEDEHDEDEPLITETGDGVFVVDAKAEIDDVAKMIGNDFAAGEHGEYVDTIGGMIFNTLGRVPVRGEVVQAIPGFEFHVLDADPRRVKRVRIVNTQKSDRRRRAVRTEQA
- the ybeY gene encoding rRNA maturation RNase YbeY: MSGKFNGRGVPAPLPVEIDLLVEGGDWPPEAELETMVREAVAAAMAETGAVAKEGTELSVVFSDDEHIRELNAQWRGKDKPTNVLSFPAFPPKRGSPLPPLLGDIVLAAETVSREAALERKPVRHHITHLVIHGFLHLLGYDHETGEEAEEMEAVERRALARLAIPDPYA
- a CDS encoding PhoH family protein is translated as MAHIVLTFDNNKLASALYGQFDENLARLEQKLGVDINSRGNQVTIKGSSSVAEQARRALDHLYGILQKGADIGQSDVDGAVRMAIAADDQLTLPTLERKGKMAAAQIATRKRTIYARSLNQDAYMRALERAELVFGIGPAGTGKTYLAVAHAAMLLERGMVERIILSRPAVEAGERLGFLPGDMKEKVDPYLRPLYDALYDMMPADKVERAIAAEVIEIAPLAFMRGRTLAHAAVILDEAQNTTPMQMKMFLTRLGENSRMIVTGDPTQIDLPPNTKSGLVEALRILDGVTGAVTVRFNETDVVRHPLVAEIVKAYDRDGKIARGLDVSEH
- the miaB gene encoding tRNA (N6-isopentenyl adenosine(37)-C2)-methylthiotransferase MiaB yields the protein MDLNEISGTTADSLPDEAAVASPKAKKVFVKTYGCQMNVYDSQRMTDALAADGYSPTSEIGDADLVLLNTCHIREKAAEKVYSELGRIRELKAERAQAGREMLIGVAGCVAQAEGREIIRRAPAVDLVIGPQTYHRLPEALKRARGGEKIVETDYALEDKFEHLPNTARTEIIKRGVTAFLTVQEGCDKFCTFCVVPYTRGSEVSRSVAQIVAEAERLAAAGVREVTLLGQNVNAWHGEGPDGGEWGLGQLLFRLADIPGLARLRYTTSHPRDMDDALIAAHRDLPALMPYLHLPVQSGSDRILKAMNRRHSAADYVSLLDRIRTARPDIAMSGDFIVGFPGETDEDFEATMQLVRDVRYAQAFSFKYSPRPGTPGAEMKGHVAESVKDERLQRLQALLMEQQGAFAVSLVGRTIDALIEKPGRQAGQIVGRSPWLQPVILDETAGEIGDIVKARIIRVGQTSLFAEPA